Within Xanthomonas oryzae pv. oryzae, the genomic segment AGGCCTTGACGTGCGGCGGGTTCATCGCAGCGATGTGCATCGCGATGCCGCGCGCCAGCTCGATGTCGCCACCCTTCAGCTCGACCAGCACGCCGATACGGCCGCCGTGCACGTAGGCCGCTACGTTGTTGGCGCTGTCGATACGGACCAGGCGACGCACCTGCAGGTTTTCGCCGACCTTGGCGATCACCGCAGCGCGACGCTCTTCGATGGTCTCGCCGCTGTCGAGCTTGATGCTCTTGAGCGCTTCGGCATCGGCAGCATCCGAGTTCAGTGCGGCATTGGCTACAACCTCGGTGAAGGCCAGGAAGTTCTCGTCCTTGGCGACGAAGTCGGTCTCGGAGTTGACTTCGACCAGCACGGCCTTGCCGCCGGCCTGTGCAGTGGCGATGCGGCCTTCGGCGGCGACGCGGTCAGCCTTCTTGTCGGCCTTGGCCAGACCCGACTTGCGTAGCCACTCGGCCGCGGCGTCGATGTCGCCTGCGTTTTCGACGAGTGCCTTCTTGCACTCCATCATGCCGGCGCCGGTGCGCTCGCGCAGTTCCTTGACCAGGGAAGCAGTGATTTCCATGGAATTACCTCATATGGACAAATGCGTGCGGCGGAAGTGTTTCCGCCAGTAGGAGACGGTGCAGCGCGCTGCCGCCCCCGTAGATATCGTCAGTGGCCTCAGCGACGGGCCGCGAGGACGCCGTCGGGGCTGCGGCCGCACAGCATGGTGCGGCCGCATTGCATGCCGATTACTCGGCAGCCGGAGCGTCGGCCTTTTTCTCGCCCTTCTTGGCCGGAGCGCGACGGCCCTTGCCTTCGTCGGCGGACTCAGCCGAGAACTCTTCTTCGCGCACTGACGCCGAGTTCGGCGCAGCAGCCTTGCCTTCCAGCACGGCATCGGCAGCGGCACGTGCGTACAGCTGCACGGCGCGGATGGCGTCGTCGTTACCCGGGATGGCGTAGTCGACCAGGTTGGGGTTGTAGTTGGTGTCGACAACGGCGATCACCGGGATGCCGAGCTTCTTGGCTTCCTTGATGGCGATGTCTTCATGGCCGATGTCGATCACGAAGATCGCGTCGGGCAGACGGTTCATTTCCTTGATGCCACCCAGCGAGGCGTCCAGCTTCTCGCGCTCGCGACGCAGGCTCAGCAC encodes:
- the tsf gene encoding translation elongation factor Ts, with amino-acid sequence MEITASLVKELRERTGAGMMECKKALVENAGDIDAAAEWLRKSGLAKADKKADRVAAEGRIATAQAGGKAVLVEVNSETDFVAKDENFLAFTEVVANAALNSDAADAEALKSIKLDSGETIEERRAAVIAKVGENLQVRRLVRIDSANNVAAYVHGGRIGVLVELKGGDIELARGIAMHIAAMNPPHVKASDVPAEFVAKEKEIELAKMSEKDKAKPADILEKIISGKISKIVNEVTLYGQPYVLNTDQTVEQAVKAAGAEVIRFQRLAVGEGIEKVVEDYAAEVMKQAGLA
- the rpsB gene encoding 30S ribosomal protein S2 codes for the protein MPQVTMRQMLEAGVHFGHQCRYWHPNMAQYIFGARGKIHIINLEKTVPLFNDAMNYLSSIAQKRGTILFLGTKRSARASIKEEAERCGMPFMTQRWLGGTLTNFRTVKQSVARLKELEAAETDGTFDKLVKHEVLSLRREREKLDASLGGIKEMNRLPDAIFVIDIGHEDIAIKEAKKLGIPVIAVVDTNYNPNLVDYAIPGNDDAIRAVQLYARAAADAVLEGKAAAPNSASVREEEFSAESADEGKGRRAPAKKGEKKADAPAAE